One genomic region from Motacilla alba alba isolate MOTALB_02 chromosome 5, Motacilla_alba_V1.0_pri, whole genome shotgun sequence encodes:
- the LOC119702015 gene encoding acyl-coenzyme A thioesterase 1-like isoform X3: MAARVSVLPSPRCLFDDPVQIRVAGLQPQQAVTLRASLVDESGELFQSHALYRAGSSGELDLSRSPALGGSYLGVEPMGLLWALRSKTPHKRLAKRNVLTPFCVDLEVYEGHGDTSRLLGKCTNERWFLGEGVKRISVREGRLRATLFLPPGPGPFPGLIDLYGSGGGLIEYRASLLASRGFVTLALAYMSFEDIPAMPDILELSYFEEAVNFLRKQQQVKDTGIGVLGLSKGGDLALSIATFLPGIKAAVSISGSSFNSFIPLKGDGFTIPVHPYDLGRMKISDESGTVDFSDVLDDHMDPATWDCRIPVERSLAKFLFLSGLDDMNWKSDLYCRDAVQRLQQHGREVEFYSYSGAGHLLEPPYLPLCKISIHRVLGMLVHWGGQWREHAKAQEDAWRRIQAFFWRHLMDSDIPKNREVL; encoded by the exons ATGGCGGCGCGGGTGTCCGTCCTGCCTTCCCCCAGGTGCCTGTTCGATGACCCCGTGCAGATCCGTGTGGCCGGTCTGCAGCCGCAGCAGGCGGTCACCCTCCGAGCCAGCCTGGTGGACGAGAGCGGGGAGCTTTTCCAATCCCACGCTCTCtacagggctgggagcagcggGGAGCTGGACCTCAGCCGCTCCCCAGCGCTGGGGGGCAGCTATTTGGGAGTGGAGCCgatggggctgctctgggctctgcgGTCCAAAACGCCCCATAAGCGGCTGGCAAAGAGGAACGTCCTGACCCCTTTCTGTGTGGACTTGGAAGTGTATGAGGGCCATGGGGACACGAGCCGCTTGCTGGGAAAATGCACCAATGAACGATGGTTTTTAGGTGAGGGGGTGAAGAGGATTTCAGTCAGAGAAGGTCGTCTCAGAGCAaccctcttcctccctcctg GACCTGGCCCATTCCCTGGACTTATTGATTTGTATGGATCTGGAGGAGGTCTTATTGAATACAGAGCAAGTCTCCTGGCTAGCAGAGGCTTTGTGACTCTGGCTCTTGCGTACATGTCCTTTGAAGATATCCCTGCTATGCCAGACATCCTTGAACTGAGCTATTTTGAGGAGGCTGTGAACTTTTTGCGTAAGCAGCAGCAG GTGAAAGATACTGGCATTGGTGTTCTGGGCTTGTCTAAAGGAGGTGATCTAGCCCTTTCCATAGCCACATTTTTACCTGGCATCAAGGCAGCTGTCAGCATATCTGGAAGTAGTTTTAATTCCTTCATTCCCCTGAAGGGGGATGGCTTCACTATTCCTGTCCACCCATATGACTTGGGTAGGATGAAGATCAGTGATGAGTCTGGAACAGTAGATTTTTCAGATGTCTTAGATGATCACATGGACCCAGCAACTTGGGATTGTCGCATTCCTGTGGAGAGGTCCTTAGCCAAGTTCCTCTTCCTGTCTGGACTGGATGACATGAACTGGAAAAGTGACCTCTATTGCCGGGATGCTGTTCAGCGCCTTCAGCAGCACGGCCGGGAAGTGGAGTTTTACTCCTACTCTGGAGCAGGGCACCTCTTGGAGCCACCGTACTTGCCTCTGTGCAAAATTTCAATCCACAGAGTGCTTGGGATGTTGGTGCATTGGGGAGGGCAGTGGAGAGAGCATGCTAAAGCCCAAGAAGATGCGTGGCGCAGGATACAGGCCTTTTTCTGGCGACATTTGATGGACTCGGACATCCCTAAGA
- the LOC119702015 gene encoding acyl-coenzyme A thioesterase 1-like isoform X4 codes for MAARVSVLPSPRCLFDDPVQIRVAGLQPQQAVTLRASLVDESGELFQSHALYRAGSSGELDLSRSPALGGSYLGVEPMGLLWALRSKTPHKRLAKRNVLTPFCVDLEVYEGHGDTSRLLGKCTNERWFLGEGVKRISVREGRLRATLFLPPGPGPFPGLIDLYGSGGGLIEYRASLLASRGFVTLALAYMSFEDIPAMPDILELSYFEEAVNFLRKQQQVKDTGIGVLGLSKGGDLALSIATFLPGIKAAVSISGSSFNSFIPLKGDGFTIPVHPYDLGRMKISDESGTVDFSDVLDDHMDPATWDCRIPVERSLAKFLFLSGLDDMNWKSDLYCRDAVQRLQQHGREVEFYSYSGAGHLLEPPYLPLCKISIHRVLGMLVHWGGQWREHAKAQEDAWRRIQAFFWRHLMDSDIPKIS; via the exons ATGGCGGCGCGGGTGTCCGTCCTGCCTTCCCCCAGGTGCCTGTTCGATGACCCCGTGCAGATCCGTGTGGCCGGTCTGCAGCCGCAGCAGGCGGTCACCCTCCGAGCCAGCCTGGTGGACGAGAGCGGGGAGCTTTTCCAATCCCACGCTCTCtacagggctgggagcagcggGGAGCTGGACCTCAGCCGCTCCCCAGCGCTGGGGGGCAGCTATTTGGGAGTGGAGCCgatggggctgctctgggctctgcgGTCCAAAACGCCCCATAAGCGGCTGGCAAAGAGGAACGTCCTGACCCCTTTCTGTGTGGACTTGGAAGTGTATGAGGGCCATGGGGACACGAGCCGCTTGCTGGGAAAATGCACCAATGAACGATGGTTTTTAGGTGAGGGGGTGAAGAGGATTTCAGTCAGAGAAGGTCGTCTCAGAGCAaccctcttcctccctcctg GACCTGGCCCATTCCCTGGACTTATTGATTTGTATGGATCTGGAGGAGGTCTTATTGAATACAGAGCAAGTCTCCTGGCTAGCAGAGGCTTTGTGACTCTGGCTCTTGCGTACATGTCCTTTGAAGATATCCCTGCTATGCCAGACATCCTTGAACTGAGCTATTTTGAGGAGGCTGTGAACTTTTTGCGTAAGCAGCAGCAG GTGAAAGATACTGGCATTGGTGTTCTGGGCTTGTCTAAAGGAGGTGATCTAGCCCTTTCCATAGCCACATTTTTACCTGGCATCAAGGCAGCTGTCAGCATATCTGGAAGTAGTTTTAATTCCTTCATTCCCCTGAAGGGGGATGGCTTCACTATTCCTGTCCACCCATATGACTTGGGTAGGATGAAGATCAGTGATGAGTCTGGAACAGTAGATTTTTCAGATGTCTTAGATGATCACATGGACCCAGCAACTTGGGATTGTCGCATTCCTGTGGAGAGGTCCTTAGCCAAGTTCCTCTTCCTGTCTGGACTGGATGACATGAACTGGAAAAGTGACCTCTATTGCCGGGATGCTGTTCAGCGCCTTCAGCAGCACGGCCGGGAAGTGGAGTTTTACTCCTACTCTGGAGCAGGGCACCTCTTGGAGCCACCGTACTTGCCTCTGTGCAAAATTTCAATCCACAGAGTGCTTGGGATGTTGGTGCATTGGGGAGGGCAGTGGAGAGAGCATGCTAAAGCCCAAGAAGATGCGTGGCGCAGGATACAGGCCTTTTTCTGGCGACATTTGATGGACTCGGACATCCCTAAGA
- the LOC119702015 gene encoding acyl-coenzyme A thioesterase 1-like isoform X2 encodes MAARVSVLPSPRCLFDDPVQIRVAGLQPQQAVTLRASLVDESGELFQSHALYRAGSSGELDLSRSPALGGSYLGVEPMGLLWALRSKTPHKRLAKRNVLTPFCVDLEVYEGHGDTSRLLGKCTNERWFLGEGVKRISVREGRLRATLFLPPGPGPFPGLIDLYGSGGGLIEYRASLLASRGFVTLALAYMSFEDIPAMPDILELSYFEEAVNFLRKQQQVKDTGIGVLGLSKGGDLALSIATFLPGIKAAVSISGSSFNSFIPLKGDGFTIPVHPYDLGRMKISDESGTVDFSDVLDDHMDPATWDCRIPVERSLAKFLFLSGLDDMNWKSDLYCRDAVQRLQQHGREVEFYSYSGAGHLLEPPYLPLCKISIHRVLGMLVHWGGQWREHAKAQEDAWRRIQAFFWRHLMDSDIPKNEVLPHPHAFCKNHTS; translated from the exons ATGGCGGCGCGGGTGTCCGTCCTGCCTTCCCCCAGGTGCCTGTTCGATGACCCCGTGCAGATCCGTGTGGCCGGTCTGCAGCCGCAGCAGGCGGTCACCCTCCGAGCCAGCCTGGTGGACGAGAGCGGGGAGCTTTTCCAATCCCACGCTCTCtacagggctgggagcagcggGGAGCTGGACCTCAGCCGCTCCCCAGCGCTGGGGGGCAGCTATTTGGGAGTGGAGCCgatggggctgctctgggctctgcgGTCCAAAACGCCCCATAAGCGGCTGGCAAAGAGGAACGTCCTGACCCCTTTCTGTGTGGACTTGGAAGTGTATGAGGGCCATGGGGACACGAGCCGCTTGCTGGGAAAATGCACCAATGAACGATGGTTTTTAGGTGAGGGGGTGAAGAGGATTTCAGTCAGAGAAGGTCGTCTCAGAGCAaccctcttcctccctcctg GACCTGGCCCATTCCCTGGACTTATTGATTTGTATGGATCTGGAGGAGGTCTTATTGAATACAGAGCAAGTCTCCTGGCTAGCAGAGGCTTTGTGACTCTGGCTCTTGCGTACATGTCCTTTGAAGATATCCCTGCTATGCCAGACATCCTTGAACTGAGCTATTTTGAGGAGGCTGTGAACTTTTTGCGTAAGCAGCAGCAG GTGAAAGATACTGGCATTGGTGTTCTGGGCTTGTCTAAAGGAGGTGATCTAGCCCTTTCCATAGCCACATTTTTACCTGGCATCAAGGCAGCTGTCAGCATATCTGGAAGTAGTTTTAATTCCTTCATTCCCCTGAAGGGGGATGGCTTCACTATTCCTGTCCACCCATATGACTTGGGTAGGATGAAGATCAGTGATGAGTCTGGAACAGTAGATTTTTCAGATGTCTTAGATGATCACATGGACCCAGCAACTTGGGATTGTCGCATTCCTGTGGAGAGGTCCTTAGCCAAGTTCCTCTTCCTGTCTGGACTGGATGACATGAACTGGAAAAGTGACCTCTATTGCCGGGATGCTGTTCAGCGCCTTCAGCAGCACGGCCGGGAAGTGGAGTTTTACTCCTACTCTGGAGCAGGGCACCTCTTGGAGCCACCGTACTTGCCTCTGTGCAAAATTTCAATCCACAGAGTGCTTGGGATGTTGGTGCATTGGGGAGGGCAGTGGAGAGAGCATGCTAAAGCCCAAGAAGATGCGTGGCGCAGGATACAGGCCTTTTTCTGGCGACATTTGATGGACTCGGACATCCCTAAGA